In Populus trichocarpa isolate Nisqually-1 chromosome 12, P.trichocarpa_v4.1, whole genome shotgun sequence, a genomic segment contains:
- the LOC7458045 gene encoding protein LATERAL ORGAN BOUNDARIES — protein MASSSSYNSPCAACKFLRRKCMPGCIFAPYFPPEEPQKFANVHKIFGASNVTKLLNELLPHQREDAVNSLAYEAEARVRDPVYGCVGAISFLQRQVQRLQKELDAANSDLIRYACSEISTALPAPPGASSIQSMAPRQRPIEYNRRMGNEGGNYHAPGMPFPYTLPWNDNPSGDNNEGEGGGSNM, from the coding sequence ATGGCTTCATCCAGCTCTTACAACTCTCCCTGTGCTGCCTGCAAGTTCTTGAGGAGAAAATGTATGCCAGGCTGCATCTTTGCACCTTACTTCCCACCAGAGGAGCCTCAAAAATTCGCCAATGTTCACAAGATCTTTGGAGCAAGCAATGTGACAAAGCTCCTCAATGAGCTTCTCCCTCACCAAAGAGAGGATGCAGTGAACTCTCTTGCCTATGAAGCCGAGGCAAGAGTAAGGGACCCGGTTTATGGCTGTGTTGGTGCTATCTCCTTTCTCCAGAGACAAGTTCAAAGGCTCCAAAAGGAACTCGATGCAGCCAATTCTGATCTAATTCGCTATGCCTGCAGTGAAATCTCAACTGCATTGCCTGCACCACCAGGGGCAAGCTCAATTCAATCAATGGCTCCTCGTCAAAGGCCAATTGAGTATAATAGAAGGATGGGCAATGAAGGGGGTAACTATCATGCTCCTGGCATGCCATTTCCTTACACTCTTCCTTGGAATGATAACCCTTCAGGTGATAATAAtgaaggagaaggaggaggaagCAACATGTGA
- the LOC7456903 gene encoding histone deacetylase 6 → MLDTNGGASLPSTGTDAEKRRVSYFYEPTIGEYYYGQGHSMKPHRIRMAHNLIINYALHRRMEINRPFPAGPEDIGWFHSDDYVEFLSSVSPQSASDPAHGRQLKRFNIGEDCPVFYGLFEFCQASAGGSIGCAVKLNRGDADIALNWAGGLHHAKRSEASGFCYVNDIVLGILELLKVHKRVLYVDIDVHHGDGVEEAFYTTDRVMTVSFHKYGDFFPGTGHIKDIGVGKGKNYALNIPLKDGMDDECFRALFRPLIQKVMEVYQPDAVVLQCGADSLSGDRLGCFNLSVKGHADCLRFIRSFNVPLMILGGGGYTIRNVARCWCYETAVAVGVEPDNKLPYNEYYEYFGPEYTLHADPSNMENLNTPKDMERIRNILLEQLSRLPNAPSVPFQTTPATTEVPEEDEENMDQRPKRHVWNGVDYESDHDEDEKPEPGFF, encoded by the exons atgctgGACACTAATGGAGGCGCCTCCCTACCATCAACAGGAACAGACGCAGAAAAACGCCGAGTCAGCTACTTCTACGAACCCACAATCGGTGAGTACTACTACGGTCAAGGCCACTCAATGAAACCCCACAGAATCCGAATGGCCCACAACTTGATAATCAACTACGCTCTCCACCGTCGGATGGAAATCAACCGTCCATTCCCAGCAGGTCCTGAAGACATAGGGTGGTTCCATTCTGATGATTACGTGGAATTCTTGTCTTCAGTGTCACCACAATCAGCGAGTGATCCGGCACATGGGAGGCAGTTGAAGAGGTTTAATATTGGTGAAGATTGTCCGGTTTTTTATGGGTTATTTGAGTTTTGTCAGGCCTCTGCTGGTGGCTCAATTGGCTGTGCTGTTAAGCTTAATAGAGGGGATGCTGATATTGCTTTGAATTGGGCTGGTGGCTTACATCATGCGAAGAGGAGTGAGGCTTCTGGGTTTTGTTATGTTAATGATATTGTTCTTGGCATTCTTGAGTTGCTCAAAGTTCATAAG CGTGTATTGTATGTAGATATTGATGTCCACCATGGCGATGGTGTTGAGGAAGCATTCTATACTACTGACAGGGTTATGACTGTGTCCTTCCATAAATATGGAGATTTCTTTCCAGGGACGGGGCACATCAAGGACATTGGAGTTGGGAAAGGGAAGAACTATGCCCTGAATATTCCTTTAAAAGATGGGATGGATGACGAATGTTTCCGTGCTCTGTTTCGGCCACTCATCCAAAAAGTGATGGAGGTTTATCAACCTGATGCAGTTGTTCTCCAATGTGGAGCAGATTCATTATCTGGTGATAGGTTGGGGTGTTTCAACCTGTCTGTTAAGGGCCATGCAGACTGCCTTAGATTTATTAGATCTTTTAATGTTCCTCTGATGATCTTGGGTGGGGGTGGGTATACTATCAGGAATGTTGCCCGTTGCTGGTGCTATgag ACAGCAGTTGCAGTTGGGGTGGAACCAGATAACAAATTGCCTTACAATGAGTACTACGAGTACTTTGGCCCTGAATACACACTTCATGCTGACCCATCCAATATGGAGAACCTAAACACACCCAAAGACATGGAGAGAATAAG GAACATACTGCTAGAGCAACTTTCTAGACTGCCTAATGCTCCCAGTGTACCTTTTCAGACAACACCAGCTACAACTGAAGTTCCGGAAGAG GATGAAGAGAACATGGATCAAAGACCAAAGCGTCATGTATGGAATGGTGTTGATTATGAGTCTGATCATGATGAAGATGAGAAACCGGAACCCGGATTTTTCTGA